Proteins encoded by one window of Salvia splendens isolate huo1 chromosome 14, SspV2, whole genome shotgun sequence:
- the LOC121764833 gene encoding glutaredoxin-C1-like has product MHYQTGSGSCKVPLKRSVATDPMERIERMAAAHAVVIFSDSTCCMCHTAKRLFCSLGVSPVVYEIDQDPRGEDLSKALLRLHGGAAPVPTVFIGGKLVGAIDSVMASHINGSLVRLLKEAGALWL; this is encoded by the coding sequence ATGCATTACCAGACCGGTTCAGGGTCATGCAAGGTGCCATTAAAACGCAGCGTTGCGACGGACCCGATGGAGCGGATAGAGAGGATGGCGGCGGCGCACGCGGTGGTGATCTTCAGCGACAGCACGTGCTGCATGTGCCACACCGCGAAGCGCCTCTTCTGCAGCTTGGGAGTGAGCCCGGTGGTCTACGAGATCGACCAGGACCCCAGGGGGGAGGACCTCTCCAAGGCGCTGCTGCGCCTCCACGGAGGCGCAGCGCCTGTCCCGACCGTCTTCATCGGGGGGAAGCTCGTTGGCGCCATCGACAGTGTGATGGCGTCTCATATCAACGGCTCGCTTGTGCGGCTGCTTAAAGAGGCTGGCGCGCTCTGGCTCTGA